The segment ACTTCAAGCTTGAGTACGGTCAGCATCTGGCCCAGCTCATCGTGCACCTCGCGGGCGATTCGGGCTTTTTCCTCCTCGCGCACGCTTTCAAGGTGCGCCGAGAGTTCGCGCAGCTGCTCTTGGGAACGGGCCAGGGCCCGCTCGGCGCGTTTGCCCTGGGTGATGTCCCAGACCACCCCGTCCCAGACCAGCTGGCCGTTGCCCAGGCGCCGGGTGCTGGCCTTGATATCGGCCCAGCGCTGCTCGCCCTGACGCGTAAGGATGCGCCCCTGCCAGGCCCAGTCCTGCTCATTGGCCAGCGCCAGGTCTTGCACCCGGTGATAATCGGCGCGGTCGTCGGGATGTACCAGGTTGCGCAACCCCATCTGTGGGTGCTGGATCTCGCCAGGCGTATAGCCCACCAATGCTTCACTTCCCTCGCTGACATAAGGAAATTCAAGTCCACCCTCAGCGGGGTCTCGTTCCAGGCGAAACACCAGCCCTGGTACGTTGCCAGCGATTCCCTTCAGCCGTGCCTCGCTTTCGCGCAAGGCAGCCGTGGCGCGATGGCGCTCGGTCACATCGGCCAGGTACACCACCAGGTATTCCGCATCGCGAAACCGCAGGAAACTCAAAGACAGCTCCACCGGCAGCAGACGACCGTCAGCGCGCAGGCATCGGGTTTCGAACTGCCCCACACCGCTGTCGCCTGAACGCGCACCTTTCCACAGGTCCAGCCAGCGTTCCATGCTCAACGAGGGCTCGAAGTCCCCCAACGGCTTTTCCAGCAAGGCGCCTTCGCCATAACCCAGCATGCGCTCGGCAGCCGGGTTGGCATAGCGCACATGGCTGTCCCAGTTGACCCAGAGAATACCCACGGTGCTCTGGTCGATGGCGAACTGGCTCAGGCGCGAGGCTTCATCGCGCGCATGCCGCTCTACCAGTCGCTCACGGGTGGCCAACAGGCTGCGCTCCAGCTGGCTCTGCTGGCGGCGCTGCCATACCAGGGTGATCAACGCGCAGATCAGCAACAGCCCCAGTAACAAGGCCAGGTTTTGCCAGAACCCCGGCGACTCGCTGATCCTGGGATACCTGGGCTGCAACCAGCGCTGATGCAGCTGTTCCAGTTCTTTGGCTGGCAGTGCCTGCAAACCACGCTCCAGCACCTCGGCCAACAGTGGCCAGTCTGGCCGAGAACCCATGCGCAGCAGCTGCGGCAGGCCGATATCCCCCACCACCGCCAGTTCGCTGAACTCGCTTTCACGGGACAGACGACTGAGTTGGGCCTCGTCCATGACGGCGTAGCTGGCCTGCCCTCCGACCACCAGTTGCAGGGCCTCACGGTCGTTCGGTACGCCCTGCAGGTTCAGGTTGCCGTAGTTGGCGCGCAGGTAATTGGCCAGAACCCCGGGCATGCGCACGGCCACGCGCTGGGCGGCGTCCAGTTTTTCCAGCTCAACGCCCAGCGCCGCGTTGCGGGGGCCCACGATCAACTGCGGCACGCGCATGTAGGGGTCGCTGAATAACCATAGGCGCAAGGTGGCCGGCGTCTGGGTCAAACCTGGCGCGAAGTCGATCTCCCCTGCTTGCAAGGCCCTTTCGAGATTGGCCTGGTCTGGATAATGGCGCCACGTGAGGTCCAGATGCAGCGCTTTGGCCAAGCTGCTCACCAGCTCCACGTTAGCCCCGTACAGCTGCTGCAGGCGGCGGTCGAACTGGGCATAGGGGGCTTGCAATACCAACCCCACGCGCAAGCTGCGATGGGTCTCGAGCCATTGTTGCTGCGTCGGCTCCAGTGTGACGCCAGGCAACGTCTCAGGCCTTGCCATGACCATCAGCGGCAGCCACAGGCAGCCGATCATCAACAGGCGATGCACTCGCTTCATCTACACGTTCGTCCACACAGGGGCGGCCATCGACCGTGGCCGTAACGGGCAAATACCATTACGCTGCCGGTATCATTCTGGCTTTGGGTTGAGACATGTTCACACTCTATCGCACGACGCTGGCAATGTGCTGCCTGGTCTCGCTCCTTCCTGTGGCAGCGCGGGCTGACGACGCACCGGCTACCCCGCCCGAGACACCGCCTGCAGCAGAAGCTACGCCCTCGCGCCCTCCCCTGATCGAGCGCAGCCAGGAGGACGCCCAGGCACTCGAACGCCGCGTGCCCAAGGCCGAACAGCAGGCCCTGCAAGCCGGTGCCGACAGCTTCCTGGCGTTGTGGAAACCCGCCAACGACAGCGACCCGCAGGGCGCGGTGATCATCGTGCCAGGGGCCGGCGAAACGGCCGACTGGCCCAACGCCGTGGGGCCCCTACGCCAGAAATTCCCGGATGTGGGATGGCACAGCCTGAGCGTAAGCCTGCCTGACCTGCTGCTCGACAGCCCATTGGCGCGTGTGGAGGCCAAGCCTGCCACGGCGCCTGCTCAGGCTGATGGGCAAACGGCGCCTGCCAAGGACGAACCTGCCGACGCCAACGCCAACGTGGCGCAAGCCACCGCTGCCGAGCCCGAAGCGGCACAAGGGACCGATGCCGAAGCTGCCAGCCAGCAGGCCGACCCCGCCGATGCCGAGCGCATTTTCGCCCGCCTGGACGCCGCCGTCGCGTTCGCTCAGCAACACAATGCCCGCAGCATCGTGCTGATCGGCCATGGCAGTGGCGCCTACTGGGCAGCCCGTTACCTGAGCGAAAAGCAGCCGCCAGAGGTGCAGAAACTGGTCATGGTTGCCGCCCAGACACCGGCGCGTGTCGAGCATGACCTGGAGAGCCTGACGCCCACCCTGAAAGTGCCCACGGCCGACATCTACTACGTGACCCGCAGTGCTGATCGCAACGCTGCCATGCAGCGCCTGCAGGCCAGCAAGCGGCAGAAAGACAGTCAATACCGCCAGCTGTCCCTGATCGCCATGCCGGGCAATCAGGCCGCCGACCAGGAACAGTTGTTTCGTCGCGTGCGGGGCTGGATGCAGCCCTGATTGTGCGGGCAGGGCAGGATCTCTGCCGGCGCTCGGTCCCGGCTAGAAATCGCGGCGCTTACGGATCAGCGCGTAAGCCTGGTGCAGTTCGCGGGTTCGCTCGGTGGCTTCGCGTAGCTGCGCCTCGCTGGCGCCGGTGCCGGCCAGCTTGTCCGGGTGATGACGACTGACCAGTCGCCGATAAGCCTGTTTGACAAGCGCGCCCTCGGTGTCGGTGTCCACGCCAAGCAGGCGCATCGCGGCCGCATAGGTCATGCCGACCCCTGCCATGCCTGCCGTTCGACGAGGTTCGTACTCCTGGGACATGGCCTGCACCTGGCGCCGGCTCATGCCCAATTTGTGCCCCCAGTCCAGCAGCAGCTCCCGCTCCTTGTTGCCCATCTTGCCGTCGGCCCAGACCATGCGCCAGCTGGCGCGCAAGGTGCCTTCCGCCCCATGGGGCTGCTGGCGGATCCGGCGCAGATAGCTGCCCAACCGCTCCTTGCCACCCTTGCCCCGATTGAAGGCATCGATCGCCCGCAACCTGGCCGCTTCATCCAGGTTCAGCCGGGCCATTTCCTGCCGAGCCTGCTGGATATGCTGCTCGACCACACGCCCATCGCTCTTGGCCAGCCGCCCCAGCAGCACGAACAGCAACTCTTCGTCCCTTGGCGCCGGACGCCCGCCCAAACGCTCGCGCACATCGTCCCAGCCTTGCAGGCGCAGGTGACGGTCCATCATCTGCCCCGCCAGCGCACCGAGCAGGGCACCAGGAATGCTGGCGATGGCAAACCCTGCCCCAGCCCCGATCAACGTGCCTGGCCACCACATCTCAGCGGTGCTCGCCCAGCAGACGCTCGGCCTCGGCCAGGCGCGCGGCGGTGCCCACGTCGACCCAGTGCCCGGCAAAATGCTCACCGCTCACCTGGCCGCTGGCCATGGCCTGGCGCAGCAAGGGCGCCAACTTGAAGGCGCCAGGTTTGCAGCCTTCGAACAACGCCGGATGCAGCACCGAAATACCGCTGAAGGTCAACGTACCGGCTGCACCGTCCCCATCGACCACTTGGGTACCGACCAGGCGAAAGTCGCCTTGGCCGTGATGCTCGGGGTTGTTCACCAGCACCAGGTGGGCCTGCCCTTGCAGCGGCGCCTGCAAACGCGAGAAATCGTAATCGGTCCAGATGTCACCGTTGATCAACAGGAACGGCGCATCTCCCAGCAAAGGCAAGGCCTTGAAGATACCGCCTCCGGTCTCCAGCGGTTCGCCTTCCGGGGAATAGGCAATACGCAAGCCGTAACGGCTGCCATCGCCCAAGTGGTCCTCGATCTGCTCACCCAGCCAGGCGTGGTTGATCACGACGTCGGTGACCCCTGCCGCGGCAAGGGCCATCAGGTGGTATTCGATCAGCGGGCGCCCCGCCAGCGGTATCAGCGGCTTGGGCGTATGCAGGGTCAGCGGGCGCATACGCTCGCCTTTGCCTGCTGCCAGAATCATCGCCTTCATGCACGCGCTCCCGCTTGCAGGCCAGCAATCAGCTCGCCCAGCTCGGCAAGCTCTGGCCGCCGGCCGATCACTTCTTCTATATAGGTGAAGAAGCGCGGTACGTCGGCCAGATAACGGGGTTTGCCGTCACGGTGGCAGATGCGGGCGAAGATGCCGATCACCTTGAGATGGCGCTGTACGCCCATCAGGTCGCTGGCACGCTGGAAGGCTTCGAACGTGCCCTGCACCGGAACACCTGCGGCCTTGGCCTTATGCCAGTAATCGTGCAGCCAACCTTCGACCCTCGCTTGCGGCCAACTGAGGAACGCATCCTTGAACAGGCAGGTAATGTCGTAGGTGACCGGGCCGTAAACGGCATCCTGGAAATCCAGCACGCCGGGGTTAGGGGCGCTCTGCATCAGGTTGCGCGGCATGTAGTCGCGGTGTACCAGCACCTGCGGCTGGGCCAGGGCGCTGTCGATCAGCAACTGGCTGGACCGCTGCCACGCTGCCGCCTGGGCCTCGTCGAACGCCAGGCCAAGCGCATGCTTCACGTACCACTGGGGGAACAGTTCCACCTCCCGGCGCAGCAGTGCCTCGTCATAGCGGGGCAACGGTGCGTCCATGGGCAGCGCCTGCAGGGCCAGCAAGGCATCAATGGCATCGGCGAACAGAGCATCGGCGTTGTCGGTGTCGATGACGTCCAGGTAGGTGTGGCGGCCCAGATCGCCCAGTAACAGGAAACCGCGTTCAAGGTCCTGGGCATGAATCACGGGCACATGCACACCGCCACTGGCCAGCAGGTGATCGATGGCGACGAACGGTCGGCAATCTTCCTGTGGCGGCGGTGCATCCATGATCACGAAACTGTGCCCTGCGCCCTCCCAGCGAAAATAGCGGCGAAAGCTCGCGTCGCTGCTGGCAGGCGTCAGGCTGCCGGCCGGCACCGGGCCCCAGGCCTGGCGCAGGAAAAGGTCTTGGAGTTGCTGGTCGAGCCACGCGGACAGTTGCTGCAGGCGTACATCGTGTTCAGGCATTACAAGGGTCTCCGACGGCCCTAGCCGTCAAGCGGGTCATGCTTTATTATCCAGCATCTTTTTCAGACCATCGAGAGGCGTGCGGCCCCACACGCGGGCAGATGGCACGCAGGAAGCCCGGACTAATAAGATGGCATTGAAATCCCCCGCGTTTCGTAGAAAGTTTCCGTTGCTCGTCACCGGCAGTCTGCTGGCCCTGCAACCTCTGGCCATGTCGCACGTCTTGGCAGCCGAACAATTCGACTGCCAAGTGTCCGCCTCCGGTGGTTGGGACTGCAAGC is part of the Pseudomonas parafulva genome and harbors:
- a CDS encoding PAS domain S-box protein, translating into MKRVHRLLMIGCLWLPLMVMARPETLPGVTLEPTQQQWLETHRSLRVGLVLQAPYAQFDRRLQQLYGANVELVSSLAKALHLDLTWRHYPDQANLERALQAGEIDFAPGLTQTPATLRLWLFSDPYMRVPQLIVGPRNAALGVELEKLDAAQRVAVRMPGVLANYLRANYGNLNLQGVPNDREALQLVVGGQASYAVMDEAQLSRLSRESEFSELAVVGDIGLPQLLRMGSRPDWPLLAEVLERGLQALPAKELEQLHQRWLQPRYPRISESPGFWQNLALLLGLLLICALITLVWQRRQQSQLERSLLATRERLVERHARDEASRLSQFAIDQSTVGILWVNWDSHVRYANPAAERMLGYGEGALLEKPLGDFEPSLSMERWLDLWKGARSGDSGVGQFETRCLRADGRLLPVELSLSFLRFRDAEYLVVYLADVTERHRATAALRESEARLKGIAGNVPGLVFRLERDPAEGGLEFPYVSEGSEALVGYTPGEIQHPQMGLRNLVHPDDRADYHRVQDLALANEQDWAWQGRILTRQGEQRWADIKASTRRLGNGQLVWDGVVWDITQGKRAERALARSQEQLRELSAHLESVREEEKARIAREVHDELGQMLTVLKLEVSMCELAFAELDPGLNERLTTMKRLISQLFQLVRDVATALRPPILDAGIASAIEWQARRFEARTQIPCLVQVPDHLPALSDARATGLFRILQEALTNVMRHAQAHSVEIELVREAGQLRMTVSDDGQGFCPDQPRPSSFGLVGMRERVLMMGGSMVLHSEPGDGTRLSVAIALEQEERT
- a CDS encoding alpha/beta hydrolase family protein, producing MFTLYRTTLAMCCLVSLLPVAARADDAPATPPETPPAAEATPSRPPLIERSQEDAQALERRVPKAEQQALQAGADSFLALWKPANDSDPQGAVIIVPGAGETADWPNAVGPLRQKFPDVGWHSLSVSLPDLLLDSPLARVEAKPATAPAQADGQTAPAKDEPADANANVAQATAAEPEAAQGTDAEAASQQADPADAERIFARLDAAVAFAQQHNARSIVLIGHGSGAYWAARYLSEKQPPEVQKLVMVAAQTPARVEHDLESLTPTLKVPTADIYYVTRSADRNAAMQRLQASKRQKDSQYRQLSLIAMPGNQAADQEQLFRRVRGWMQP
- a CDS encoding TerB family tellurite resistance protein — encoded protein: MWWPGTLIGAGAGFAIASIPGALLGALAGQMMDRHLRLQGWDDVRERLGGRPAPRDEELLFVLLGRLAKSDGRVVEQHIQQARQEMARLNLDEAARLRAIDAFNRGKGGKERLGSYLRRIRQQPHGAEGTLRASWRMVWADGKMGNKERELLLDWGHKLGMSRRQVQAMSQEYEPRRTAGMAGVGMTYAAAMRLLGVDTDTEGALVKQAYRRLVSRHHPDKLAGTGASEAQLREATERTRELHQAYALIRKRRDF
- the murU gene encoding N-acetylmuramate alpha-1-phosphate uridylyltransferase MurU, which encodes MKAMILAAGKGERMRPLTLHTPKPLIPLAGRPLIEYHLMALAAAGVTDVVINHAWLGEQIEDHLGDGSRYGLRIAYSPEGEPLETGGGIFKALPLLGDAPFLLINGDIWTDYDFSRLQAPLQGQAHLVLVNNPEHHGQGDFRLVGTQVVDGDGAAGTLTFSGISVLHPALFEGCKPGAFKLAPLLRQAMASGQVSGEHFAGHWVDVGTAARLAEAERLLGEHR
- a CDS encoding aminoglycoside phosphotransferase family protein codes for the protein MPEHDVRLQQLSAWLDQQLQDLFLRQAWGPVPAGSLTPASSDASFRRYFRWEGAGHSFVIMDAPPPQEDCRPFVAIDHLLASGGVHVPVIHAQDLERGFLLLGDLGRHTYLDVIDTDNADALFADAIDALLALQALPMDAPLPRYDEALLRREVELFPQWYVKHALGLAFDEAQAAAWQRSSQLLIDSALAQPQVLVHRDYMPRNLMQSAPNPGVLDFQDAVYGPVTYDITCLFKDAFLSWPQARVEGWLHDYWHKAKAAGVPVQGTFEAFQRASDLMGVQRHLKVIGIFARICHRDGKPRYLADVPRFFTYIEEVIGRRPELAELGELIAGLQAGARA